Within the Gemmatimonadaceae bacterium genome, the region GGGCGTTGCGAAGTCCGACGTCGATGAAGTCCACGACGCCCATTCCCGAACGGAGGCGATCGACGAGATTGCCGACCGCGCCACCGCACACGAGGGCGAGCGCCAGGGTACGCGGCACGTTGCCCGGACGGGTGGTGGCGTACAGCCGGGACAGGATTGCCAGCGCGGCGACGATCAGCGCCATGAAGATCCAACGCGAGTAGGGCCCGAAGCTGATGCCGAACGCCGCCCCCGGATTGTACACCAGGGTGAGACGCACGGCATTGCCCAGCACCTCGTGCGGCAGCAGAGGCAACGGCAGGAAGCGCTGTGCCATCGCCTTGGTGACCGCGTCGGCCGCCGTCACCGCGACGAGCACCGGCCAGAACAACACGGCGTTATTTCTTGCCATCTTCCTCACGCTGTTTGCACTCGATGCAGTAACGCGCGTGCGGCAGCGCGTCCAGCCGATCGAATCCGATCAGGTTGCCGCACGATTGGCAGAGCCCGTAGGTCTCGGGCGCCCGGTACAGGCGGCGCAGCGCTTCGTCGATGTGCCAGAGGAACCGCCCCTCCTGGCTCGCGAACAGGAATGCCTTCTCGCGCTCCATGGCGTCTGTGCCCTGGTCGGCCATGTGGAACGAATAGCTGCTCAACCCGCCGTCGGCGGATTGTGGCGTGGCGCCAAAGGCTTCGTCGTACTGCCCGAGTTCCTTGAGCACGCGCCGGCGCTCGTCGAGCAGCCGCTTCTCGAAGTGCTGCTGCTGCTTCTTCGACAATCCCTTCACCTTGTTCACGCCTTTGATGGCCATGCTACTCCGCCTTGTTTATGGCGATGCGCGCCGTGGCTCCATCGAGCTCCACGGCCTGCATCGTCGC harbors:
- the lspA gene encoding signal peptidase II, with protein sequence MARNNAVLFWPVLVAVTAADAVTKAMAQRFLPLPLLPHEVLGNAVRLTLVYNPGAAFGISFGPYSRWIFMALIVAALAILSRLYATTRPGNVPRTLALALVCGGAVGNLVDRLRSGMGVVDFIDVGLRNARWPTFNVADMAVTVGAVLLAIVLWAEDRRAAAAAAPSPSPAIGEHPAGEPS
- a CDS encoding TraR/DksA family transcriptional regulator; this encodes MAIKGVNKVKGLSKKQQQHFEKRLLDERRRVLKELGQYDEAFGATPQSADGGLSSYSFHMADQGTDAMEREKAFLFASQEGRFLWHIDEALRRLYRAPETYGLCQSCGNLIGFDRLDALPHARYCIECKQREEDGKK